Proteins encoded by one window of Dendropsophus ebraccatus isolate aDenEbr1 chromosome 4, aDenEbr1.pat, whole genome shotgun sequence:
- the GPR88 gene encoding G protein-coupled receptor 88, translating into MSNTTSPPADCERLLGTRVLVASAYSVYSVSGTLANVLVIYLVCSFKKLKTTSNAFIVNGCVSDLLVCAFWMPQEAILISTGRLENLTYRVFMEGVFFLWMTVSLLSHSLIALNRFVLITKLPTVYHTVYQKRNTEWMIAMAWVMPLAFLLPWLFGQRPYEVNLQCPKLRLYVFWGHEVPGSSSYTAILSTVTVLSQTIILFHCYFRIFRKVQVSLKRVSVLNFQVVHNLPCSCPRKDKRLGLYVLIVCCVFTVTTEPFAWSVLYGLFQPLPRGVETGSWLLLCLLFVLNPFIYTWKNEEFRRSFRAVVGGELWKSSANNADPAVQTISQNES; encoded by the coding sequence ATGAGCAACACCACGTCCCCCCCGGCCGACTGCGAAAGACTTCTAGGGACACGTGTCCTGGTGGCTTCTGCCTACTCTGTGTATTCGGTGTCTGGGACTTTGGCCAATGTTTTGGTAATCTACCTGGTCTgctctttcaagaaacttaagacAACTAGTAATGCGTTCATCGTGAATGGCTGTGTTTCCGATCTTCTAGTCTGCGCATTCTGGATGCCTCAAGAAGCCATATTAATTTCTACCGGTCGGCTGGAGAACCTCACTTACAGGGTCTTCATGGAGGGGGTCTTTTTCCTTTGGATGACAGTCTCTCTATTGTCCCATTCTCTTATTGCGTTAAACCGGTTTGTTCTCATCACCAAGTTGCCGACGGTCTACCATACCGTATACCAGAAGAGGAACACGGAGTGGATGATCGCCATGGCGTGGGTAATGCCTCTTGCCTTTTTGCTTCCGTGGCTCTTCGGACAGCGTCCTTACGAAGTGAACCTTCAGTGCCCGAAACTTAGACTTTATGTTTTTTGGGGTCATGAGGTCCCAGGCTCCAGTTCATACACAGCCATCCTTTCCACCGTGACGGTTTTGAGCCAAACCATAATCCTTTTCCATTGCTATTTCCGCATCTTCAGAAAAGTCCAAGTAAGCCTGAAGCGAGTGAGTGTTCTCAACTTCCAGGTAGTCCACAACCTGCCCTGCTCATGCCCCCGTAAGGACAAACGTCTAGGACTCTATGTCCTGATTGTCTGTTGTGTTTTCACAGTGACCACCGAACCCTTCGCATGGTCTGTCCTCTACGGCTTGTTCCAACCATTACCTCGAGGTGTGGAGACCGGCAGCTGGCTCTTGCTTTGTCTTCTTTTTGTGCTTAACCCCTTTATCTACACCTGGAAGAATGAAGAGTTCAGACGTTCCTTCCGAGCTGTCGTTGGAGGAGAGCTCTGGAAAAGCTCTGCAAACAACGCCGACCCGGCAGTGCAAACTATCTCCCAAAATGAGTCGTAA